DNA from Desulfuromonas sp. AOP6:
CAGAAAATTCTGGCCCTGCTCGGGGTTGAGGAATTGTTCTCCCGCCTTTACACTATTGAATTCTGTGGAATGCCCAAGCCGGATGCCAACGCTCTTCAAAAGGTGGTCGCCGATATCGGGGGGACTCCCGACAGCTTTCTCTTTGTCGGCGATCGTCAGGCCGTCGACCTGAAAGCGCCCCGTGCATTAGGAAGCAGCGTCCTTCTGGTTCGGGACACCTCGGACCTTTTGCAGATTCATAAAACCCTCGGCATAATCCCCTGACAGTGTCTTCTGCTCGGGCTTGTTTTCCTGTGGGCACTGCGGTAAACTTCCCCACTTTTAATGCTCAGTGAGGATGAACTTATGACGAGAAACAGCGAGGCCAAGGCACTCGAAGCTTTTCTTTTGCAACATGTCCGGCAGAATGGCGGTATTTCCTTTGCGGAATATATGAGCCAATGTCTTTATCATCCCCAGTACGGCTATTACATGGTTTCCAGAGACCGTATCGGCAAAGGGGGGGATTTTTTTACTTCGTCCAGTGTGCATTCCCTTTTCGGGCGCTTGATTGCCAAGCAACTGCATGAGATGTGGGATATCCTTGGTCGAGACGCCTTTACCGTTGTGGAACAGGGGGCCGGTGAAGGGCATCTGTGTCTGGATATCCTTGATTCCATTGCGGACGACTTTCCGGATTTTTATGAAGCGATGACCTATCAGTTGGTCGAGATCAGCCCGGATAACAGGACTCGTCAGAAAACGCTGCTGTCTAGGCATCTCGCCCGGGTTGACTGGTGTGAGTTCGCCGACCTTAAAAACATCAGGGGCTGTTTTCTTTCCAATGAATTGGTAGATGCTTTTCCCGTCAGGCTGTTTGAAAAGCACAACGGGGTCCTCAAGGAAGTCTACGTCGTTGCCGGGGAAAATGGTCTGGGCGAAGAGCTCCGTCCGCTGGAAGATCCTCATATCACCGATTACTTCCGGACCGTTGGCATCGAACCGGTAGAAGGCAACCGCTTTGAGGTCAATCTTCCGGCGGTGGAATGGATGCATGCTGTGGCCGATGTGCTCGAGGTCGGTTTTGTGCTGACCGTCGATTATGGCTACCCCGCCGGAGAGCTGTATGCTCCCTTCCGCCGAAACGGCACCCTGATGTGCTATCGAAATCACCAGTCCAGCGACAACCCTTACGACGCCCCGGGCAGCCAGGACATAACGGCCCACATCGATTTCACCGCACTGCAGAAATTCGGAGCCGAACGTGGTCTTGTCACCCTTTTCTTCGGTCCGCAGTACAAATTTCTGATGGCCTTGGGGTTTGTCGAAACGCTCATGGAGATGCAGGCCAGAGAACCGGATGAAAAGCGAGCCCGGGCCCTGCGTCTCACCCTCAAGAATCTCATCGTGCCGGATGGTGGTATGGGGGAAACCTTCAAAGTGCTTGTGCAGGGGAAGGGGGTTGATGAACCGGCTCTTTTGTGCAACCGCTCCCTTCGAGATATCCCATTGCCCGGAGCCTTTGCTTAAAGGGCCATAGCCGGCCACACTAACAAAAAACGAGGAGGAAAGCCCATGCGTGAAAAAGTAGAAGAAGTCCTGCAGTTGGTCCGTCCGGCTCTTCAGGCCGACGGTGGTGATGTCGAGCTCGTTGACGTGACGGATGACGGGGTGGTCAGCGTCAGGTTGATGGGAGCCTGCGGTTCCTGCCCCATGTCGACAATGACCCTGAAGATGGGGATTGAAAAGACCCTGAAAGAAAGAATCCCCGAGGTGAAATCGGTCGTTCAGGTCTAACTGGGCAACAGAGGAAGGAGGATGATATGGTCAAGGTAAAAACTTTCGGAGAGCCGCTGCAGATATTCCGGGCGCATCAGGAGTTGGAAGAGCTTGACCGGCGTATCAACAGCTTCATTCAGGAAAATCACATCCGCAAGGTCATTTCCGTCAGCGATGCGCCAACCACTGACTCGACGGGCGCGACCATCGGTCTGGTCCGTGTCCTCGTCTATGAGGACTAGGTCCGGATTTCACTAAAAAGATGGTGGTAGAAAGGCACGGCACCTTATTGGATCGCCGTGCCTTTCTGCTTTGTGGGAATAAAAAAGAGCGGGCTCTCCCTTCGGAAAGCCCGCTCTTTTTATGAATCAACAGAAAGGAAATGGACTATTTGCGTGCCCACTTCTTATTCGTCATGGGGTCCCCTTTGTAGCCAAGAGCCTTCCAGTCCATGCGACCGTTGTCGCCGTGGCAGTCAAGGCACTTGAGTGCATCTTTGGCAGGAGAAACCATGTGATTGATCCGCCAGTACATTTCGGTGGGGGCGAAACCGTACTCACCGCTGTACTTGAGACCCTTTTCAATCATGATGGGGTTCTCTTCCATGCCGAGCTTAGCGGCTTTATCCCAATCGAAGTCCTTCCAGTAGCCGCCATTGCCATAAACTTTGGCGGTGATGAAGACTTTGTGGTTCTTGTCGTAGATCTGCTGACCGCGGTGAACCTTGAAGGGATAGATCTTGGCTTCCTTGTCCTTGATGGTGGAGGTCGGGTAGGCCAGCTTGGTCACCTTGGTGGGATCCATCTTCTCGCCGGGCAGGTAAGCGTCAGCGGCGCCATCCTGATACCAGGCGTATTCAGGCTGTACCATTTTGCCGTACTCGAAGGTTCCCTTTTTCTTTACATAGGTGT
Protein-coding regions in this window:
- a CDS encoding NifU family protein, with translation MREKVEEVLQLVRPALQADGGDVELVDVTDDGVVSVRLMGACGSCPMSTMTLKMGIEKTLKERIPEVKSVVQV
- a CDS encoding SAM-dependent methyltransferase; translated protein: MTRNSEAKALEAFLLQHVRQNGGISFAEYMSQCLYHPQYGYYMVSRDRIGKGGDFFTSSSVHSLFGRLIAKQLHEMWDILGRDAFTVVEQGAGEGHLCLDILDSIADDFPDFYEAMTYQLVEISPDNRTRQKTLLSRHLARVDWCEFADLKNIRGCFLSNELVDAFPVRLFEKHNGVLKEVYVVAGENGLGEELRPLEDPHITDYFRTVGIEPVEGNRFEVNLPAVEWMHAVADVLEVGFVLTVDYGYPAGELYAPFRRNGTLMCYRNHQSSDNPYDAPGSQDITAHIDFTALQKFGAERGLVTLFFGPQYKFLMALGFVETLMEMQAREPDEKRARALRLTLKNLIVPDGGMGETFKVLVQGKGVDEPALLCNRSLRDIPLPGAFA